The Humulus lupulus chromosome 3, drHumLupu1.1, whole genome shotgun sequence genome window below encodes:
- the LOC133823305 gene encoding uncharacterized protein LOC133823305 isoform X1 codes for MDANLQSSSPDNSDVKTAFRKPTTDATNRKYRRHSPVSRSSSDGSPKHDCSASPKYYGEDPGRVHENRSRRKDDGREVDRDSEKSYYGRGSDTYRHSDRQFSRSSHGYSRHDDYSRHDRHADEEERNHHRQSSHSGRDSRGGTHFDHNRSRDNFRNSEKSFRDKHDSYKSLDKAESGRRHAYPEDTRRGKRKMEKDGQDDKKDFLRSSGDYRGDRMQQNEDFKGHQSDSSFRRDDGKHHGKESHKSELKESDGRILTKEGRKRTDGMDANRSKYRGIRETAEQFVEKSVIDSENQESPSKRHRFSLEKDNDTVKNVSKFTTVADVKESSSKQPEDGKMRAQASFLDITSDINAAKVAAMKAAELVNKNLVGGIGTGFMTTDQKKKLLWGNKKATKAEESGHRWDTALFTDRERQEKFNKLMGVKGEPKADHKPENQGGGDLQSEKQKELQMDLERQYTAGLRRRDGRTVGLGL; via the exons ATGGATGCAAACTTACAGTCTTCGTCCCCAGACAATTCCGATGTAAAAACAGCGTTTCGCAAGCCTACCACGGATGCTACCAACAGAAAGTATAGGCGTCATTCTCCAGTTAGCAGATCTTCCTCCGATG GGAGTCCTAAACATGACTGTAGCGCTAGCCCAAAATATTATGGGGAAGATCCTGGAAGAGTCCATGAAAATCGATCAAGAAGGAAGGACGATGGGAGGGAAGTAGACAGAGACTCAGAGAAGAGTTACTATGGTAGAGGTAGTGATACCTATAGACATTCTGATAGACAGTTCTCCAGGAGTTCCCATGGATACTCTAGGCATGATGATTACAGCAGACATGACAGACACGCAGATGAGGAAGAAAGAAATCATCATAGGCAATCTTCTCATTCTGGTCGGGATTCAAGAGGTGGCACTCATTTTGACCATAATAGATCAAGAGATAATTTTCGGAATAGTGAGAAAAGTTTTCGAGATAAACATGATTCTTATAAGAGCTTGGACAAGGCTGAATCTGGTAGAAGGCATGCATATCCTGAAGATACTAGAAGGGGGAAGCGTAAAATGGAAAAGGACGGGCAAGATGATAAAAAAGATTTCCTTAGGAGTTCAGGAGATTATAGAGGTGATCGGATGCAACAAAATGAAGACTTTAAGGGGCATCAAAGTGATTCATCTTTCAGAAGAGATGATGGTAAACATCATGGTAAAGAAAGTCACAAGAGTGAGCTGAAAGAGAGTGATGGTCGGATCCTCaccaaagaaggaagaaaaagaactGATGGCATGGATGCTAACAGGAGCAAGTATCGGGGCATTCGAGAAACAGCAGAACAGTTTGTAGAAAAATCTGTTATCGATAGTGAAAATCAAGAATCTCCCTCAAAAAGACACAGGTTTAGCTTGGAGAAGGACAATGATACTGTGAAAAacg TTTCAAAGTTCACAACTGTAGCCGATGTAAAGGAGTCTAGTTCCAAGCAACCCGAAGATGGCAAAATGAGAGCACAGGCTAGTTTCTTAGACATAACTAGTGATATAAATGCTGCAAAAGTTGCTGCTATGAAAGCTGCTGAATTGG TGAATAAGAACCTTGTTGGAGGGATAGGAACAGGATTCATGACTACTGACCAAAAGAAAAAGCTCCTCTGGGGAAACAAGAAGGCTACAAAGGCAGAGGAA TCTGGTCACCGCTGGGATACTGCTCTTTTTACTGACAGAGAACGGCAAGAGAAATTTAATAAACTCATG GGTGTGAAGGGTGAACCGAAAGCCGATCACAAACCAGAAAACCAAGGAGGTGGCGACCTCCAATCGGAGAAGCAAAAGGAACTCCAGATGGATTTAGAGAGGCAGTACACTGCTGGGCTGCGCAGGAGAGACGGGCGTACTGTTGGACTAGGCCTTTAA
- the LOC133823305 gene encoding uncharacterized protein LOC133823305 isoform X2 gives MDANLQSSSPDNSDVKTAFRKPTTDATNRKYRRHSPVSRSSSDGSPKHDCSASPKYYGEDPGRVHENRSRRKDDGREVDRDSEKSYYGRGSDTYRHSDRQFSRSSHGYSRHDDYSRHDRHADEEERNHHRQSSHSGRDSRGGTHFDHNRSRDNFRNSEKSFRDKHDSYKSLDKAESGRRHAYPEDTRRGKRKMEKDGQDDKKDFLRSSGDYRGDRMQQNEDFKGHQSDSSFRRDDGKHHGKESHKSELKESDGRILTKEGRKRTDGMDANRSKYRGIRETAEQFVEKSVIDSENQESPSKRHRFSLEKDNDTVKNADVKESSSKQPEDGKMRAQASFLDITSDINAAKVAAMKAAELVNKNLVGGIGTGFMTTDQKKKLLWGNKKATKAEESGHRWDTALFTDRERQEKFNKLMGVKGEPKADHKPENQGGGDLQSEKQKELQMDLERQYTAGLRRRDGRTVGLGL, from the exons ATGGATGCAAACTTACAGTCTTCGTCCCCAGACAATTCCGATGTAAAAACAGCGTTTCGCAAGCCTACCACGGATGCTACCAACAGAAAGTATAGGCGTCATTCTCCAGTTAGCAGATCTTCCTCCGATG GGAGTCCTAAACATGACTGTAGCGCTAGCCCAAAATATTATGGGGAAGATCCTGGAAGAGTCCATGAAAATCGATCAAGAAGGAAGGACGATGGGAGGGAAGTAGACAGAGACTCAGAGAAGAGTTACTATGGTAGAGGTAGTGATACCTATAGACATTCTGATAGACAGTTCTCCAGGAGTTCCCATGGATACTCTAGGCATGATGATTACAGCAGACATGACAGACACGCAGATGAGGAAGAAAGAAATCATCATAGGCAATCTTCTCATTCTGGTCGGGATTCAAGAGGTGGCACTCATTTTGACCATAATAGATCAAGAGATAATTTTCGGAATAGTGAGAAAAGTTTTCGAGATAAACATGATTCTTATAAGAGCTTGGACAAGGCTGAATCTGGTAGAAGGCATGCATATCCTGAAGATACTAGAAGGGGGAAGCGTAAAATGGAAAAGGACGGGCAAGATGATAAAAAAGATTTCCTTAGGAGTTCAGGAGATTATAGAGGTGATCGGATGCAACAAAATGAAGACTTTAAGGGGCATCAAAGTGATTCATCTTTCAGAAGAGATGATGGTAAACATCATGGTAAAGAAAGTCACAAGAGTGAGCTGAAAGAGAGTGATGGTCGGATCCTCaccaaagaaggaagaaaaagaactGATGGCATGGATGCTAACAGGAGCAAGTATCGGGGCATTCGAGAAACAGCAGAACAGTTTGTAGAAAAATCTGTTATCGATAGTGAAAATCAAGAATCTCCCTCAAAAAGACACAGGTTTAGCTTGGAGAAGGACAATGATACTGTGAAAAacg CCGATGTAAAGGAGTCTAGTTCCAAGCAACCCGAAGATGGCAAAATGAGAGCACAGGCTAGTTTCTTAGACATAACTAGTGATATAAATGCTGCAAAAGTTGCTGCTATGAAAGCTGCTGAATTGG TGAATAAGAACCTTGTTGGAGGGATAGGAACAGGATTCATGACTACTGACCAAAAGAAAAAGCTCCTCTGGGGAAACAAGAAGGCTACAAAGGCAGAGGAA TCTGGTCACCGCTGGGATACTGCTCTTTTTACTGACAGAGAACGGCAAGAGAAATTTAATAAACTCATG GGTGTGAAGGGTGAACCGAAAGCCGATCACAAACCAGAAAACCAAGGAGGTGGCGACCTCCAATCGGAGAAGCAAAAGGAACTCCAGATGGATTTAGAGAGGCAGTACACTGCTGGGCTGCGCAGGAGAGACGGGCGTACTGTTGGACTAGGCCTTTAA
- the LOC133823305 gene encoding uncharacterized protein LOC133823305 isoform X3: protein MDANLQSSSPDNSDVKTAFRKPTTDATNRKYRRHSPVSRSSSDGSPKHDCSASPKYYGEDPGRVHENRSRRKDDGREVDRDSEKSYYGRGSDTYRHSDRQFSRSSHGYSRHDDYSRHDRHADEEERNHHRQSSHSGRDSRGGTHFDHNRSRDNFRNSEKSFRDKHDSYKSLDKAESGRRHAYPEDTRRGKRKMEKDGQDDKKDFLRSSGDYRGDRMQQNEDFKGHQSDSSFRRDDGKHHGKESHKSELKESDGRILTKEGRKRTDGMDANRSKYRGIRETAEQFVEKSVIDSENQESPSKRHRFSLEKDNDTVKNVSKFTTVADVKESSSKQPEDGKMRAQASFLDITSDINAAKVAAMKAAELVNKNLVGGIGTGFMTTDQKKKLLWGNKKATKAEESGHRWDTALFTDRERQEKFNKLMSLSLSWCLWPIVGCEG from the exons ATGGATGCAAACTTACAGTCTTCGTCCCCAGACAATTCCGATGTAAAAACAGCGTTTCGCAAGCCTACCACGGATGCTACCAACAGAAAGTATAGGCGTCATTCTCCAGTTAGCAGATCTTCCTCCGATG GGAGTCCTAAACATGACTGTAGCGCTAGCCCAAAATATTATGGGGAAGATCCTGGAAGAGTCCATGAAAATCGATCAAGAAGGAAGGACGATGGGAGGGAAGTAGACAGAGACTCAGAGAAGAGTTACTATGGTAGAGGTAGTGATACCTATAGACATTCTGATAGACAGTTCTCCAGGAGTTCCCATGGATACTCTAGGCATGATGATTACAGCAGACATGACAGACACGCAGATGAGGAAGAAAGAAATCATCATAGGCAATCTTCTCATTCTGGTCGGGATTCAAGAGGTGGCACTCATTTTGACCATAATAGATCAAGAGATAATTTTCGGAATAGTGAGAAAAGTTTTCGAGATAAACATGATTCTTATAAGAGCTTGGACAAGGCTGAATCTGGTAGAAGGCATGCATATCCTGAAGATACTAGAAGGGGGAAGCGTAAAATGGAAAAGGACGGGCAAGATGATAAAAAAGATTTCCTTAGGAGTTCAGGAGATTATAGAGGTGATCGGATGCAACAAAATGAAGACTTTAAGGGGCATCAAAGTGATTCATCTTTCAGAAGAGATGATGGTAAACATCATGGTAAAGAAAGTCACAAGAGTGAGCTGAAAGAGAGTGATGGTCGGATCCTCaccaaagaaggaagaaaaagaactGATGGCATGGATGCTAACAGGAGCAAGTATCGGGGCATTCGAGAAACAGCAGAACAGTTTGTAGAAAAATCTGTTATCGATAGTGAAAATCAAGAATCTCCCTCAAAAAGACACAGGTTTAGCTTGGAGAAGGACAATGATACTGTGAAAAacg TTTCAAAGTTCACAACTGTAGCCGATGTAAAGGAGTCTAGTTCCAAGCAACCCGAAGATGGCAAAATGAGAGCACAGGCTAGTTTCTTAGACATAACTAGTGATATAAATGCTGCAAAAGTTGCTGCTATGAAAGCTGCTGAATTGG TGAATAAGAACCTTGTTGGAGGGATAGGAACAGGATTCATGACTACTGACCAAAAGAAAAAGCTCCTCTGGGGAAACAAGAAGGCTACAAAGGCAGAGGAA TCTGGTCACCGCTGGGATACTGCTCTTTTTACTGACAGAGAACGGCAAGAGAAATTTAATAAACTCATG AGTCTGAGTTTGTCTTGGTGCCTATGGCCAATTGTAGGGTGTGAAGGGTGA